From Rhinoraja longicauda isolate Sanriku21f chromosome 24, sRhiLon1.1, whole genome shotgun sequence, one genomic window encodes:
- the timm17a gene encoding mitochondrial import inner membrane translocase subunit Tim17-A, translating to MEEYAREPCPWRIVDDCGGAYTMGAIGGGIFQSIKGFRNAPVGMSHRFRGSLTAVKTRAPQLGGSFAIWGGLFSMIDCGLVKVRGKEDPWNSITSGALTGAILAARNGPMAMVGSAAMGGILLALIEGAGIMLTRFASTQFPTGPQFADDPTQLQNPSFGEYRQYQ from the exons ATGGAGGAGTACGCGCGGGAGCCGTG CCCTTGGAGGATTGTCGATGACTGTGGAGGAGCGTACACAATGGGTGCCATAGGTGGCGGGATTTTTCAGTCTATTAAAGGTTTTAGAAATGCTCCAGTG GGAATGAGTCATCGATTTCGGGGAAGTTTAACAGCAGTAAAGACCAGAGCTCCACAGTTAGGAG GTAGCTTTGCCATATGGGGCGGTCTGTTTTCAATGATTGACTGTGGTTTAGTGAAGGTTAGAGGTAAAGAAGACCCATGGAATTCCATAACCAGTGGAGCTTTAACAGGAGCCATATTAGCTGCAAGAA ATGGTCCAATGGCAATGGTGGGATCTGCTGCTATGGGAGGAATACTGCTCGCCTTGATTGAAGGGGCTGGAATAATGCTTACGCGGTTTGCTTCAACACAGTTTCCAACGG GTCCACAGTTTGCAGATGATCCTACTCAACTACAAAATCCATCGTTTGGTGAATACAGACAATATCAGTGA
- the LOC144605550 gene encoding aminopeptidase B-like, whose protein sequence is DGPGVVWLNPEQTADKVKPYLFTQGYAVLNRSFFPCFDTPAAKITYSASIKVPEGFTAVMSATEWEHDEKENVFHFKMRQPIPAYLIALAVGDIVSAEVGPRSRVWTELCPLDAAREEFNGVIEEFLMVGEKLFGSYVWGRLMWTSSNSKVSWQKIL, encoded by the exons GTTGTTTGGCTGAACCCAGAGCAGACAGCAGACAAAGTAAAGCCATATCTCTTCACCCAAGGTTACGCTGTCTTAAACAGATCTTTCTTCCCTTGTTTTGATACTCCAGCTGCTAAAATTACTTATTCTGCCTCTATTAAG GTTCCTGAAGGTTTTACAGCTGTTATGAGCGCAACTGAGTGGGAGCACGACGAGAAGGAAAATGTATTCCACTTCAAAATGCGACAACCAATTCCTGCATATCTCATCGCTTTGGCCGTTGGTGACATTGTGTCTGCAGAGGTTGGTCCAAG GAGCCGAGTCTGGACTGAACTTTGCCCGTTAGATGCTGCCAGGGAAGAATTTAATGGTGTAATTGAAGAGTTCTTGATGGTTGGTGAGAAGTTATTCGGATCATATGTATGGGGAAG GCTTATGTGGACAAGTTCAAATTCAAAAGTATCGTGGCAGAAGATACTTTAA